The Humulus lupulus chromosome 3, drHumLupu1.1, whole genome shotgun sequence genome window below encodes:
- the LOC133821769 gene encoding uncharacterized protein LOC133821769, translated as MEFGTAKLLRTAIKEYFIESNREFKYVSNDMRRIRVKCKAKQCPWLLYASVSRADNTTFKVQTLVDNHNCRLVLNNSHTDAPWLSKYFLEQFRINPDMKYKTFREMTTKTKYSHVSNWVFYRAKARAKILLEGSVSEQYAISEDYCKMILATNPGSTAIIKSNMVEGKRIFERVYICLKACKEGFRSGCRPLIGLDGCFLKGYCKGLLWAAVGIDATNSMYPIAYAVCEKENNNTWSWFLELLKEDLDIDMPSQFAMMSDRQKGLENVIASVFEGAEVRNCVRHLHSNFKKDHPRLLLKQQLWAAAKATTIPEFQKRMREIRETSENAYNWLALKTPSEWSRSHFSEMVKCDMLLNNLCESFNAGIVDARDKLIITLLEKIRYWLMSRFFNKRESLKKWIHPVGKRILQVVEKNKSIAKNCLTTRAATYQFQADYPNNESFDVDLQKRTCSCRRFQLTGIPCGHALAAIWTSGAEIMDYIHECYKKEAFLKAYVGIIYPMPSPEQWPETGLHPIYPPFETNLPGRPKKARRRESDEPPPSSTKTRRFGQIHLCKKCKQPGHTSKTCPNPTNAQVMH; from the coding sequence ATGGAATTTGGGACTGCAAAACTActgaggactgctattaaagagTACTTTATTGAAAGTAATAGAGAGTTTAAATATGTAAGCAATGACATGAGAAGAATTAGGGTCAAATGTAAAGCTAAACAATGTCCTTGGTTGTTGTATGCAAGTGTTTCAAGAGCTGACAACACTACTTTCAAAGTGCAAACTTTAGTAGATAACCACAACTGTCGTTTGGTCCTTAATAATAGTCATACCGATGCTCCCTGGTTGTCTAAGTATTTTTTAGAGCAATTCAGAATCAATCCAGATATGAAGTATAAGACTTTTAGAGAGATGACAACTAAAACCAAGTACTCACATGTTTCTAATTGGGTATTCTACAGGGCAAAGGCCAGAGCAAAAATATTGCTTGAAGGTAGTGTCTCTGAGCAGTATGCTATCTCGGAAGACTACTGCAAAATGATATTGGCTACAAACCCAGGTAGCACTGCCATCATCAAATCAAATATGGTAGAAGGAAAAAGGATATTTGAGAGGGTATATATCTGCTTAAAAGCTTGTAAGGAAGGTTTCAGATCTGGCTGTAGACCACTCATTGGTCTTGATGGGTGCTTCCTCAAAGGGTATTGTAAAGGATTGCTTTGGGCTGCAGTAGGAATAGATGCAACAAACTCAATGTATCCTATTGCTTATGCAGTTTGTGAGAAAGAAAACAATAACACCTGGTCTTGGTTTCTAGAATTGTTGAAGGAAGATCTAGATATTGACATGCCTTCTCAGTTTGCTATGATGAGCGATAGGCAGAAAGGGTTGGAGAATGTTATTGCTTCTGTTTTTGAGGGTGCAGAGGTGAGAAATTGTGTTAGGCACTTGCATTCCAACTTCAAGAAAGACCACCCACGTTTGTTATTGAAACAACAACTATGGGCAGCAGCAAAGGCAACCACTATTCCGGAGTTTCAAAAGAGGATGAGAGAGATAAGGGAAACTAGTGAAAATGCTTACAACTGGTTGGCACTAAAGACTCCATCCGAGTGGTCTAGGTCACATTTTAGTGAAATGGTGAAATGTGATATGTTGTTAAACAACCTTTGTGAATCTTTTAATGCTGGAATAGTTGATGCTAGAGACAAGCTGATAATTACTTTGCTAGAAAAGATTCGTTATTGGCTAATGAGTCGGTTTTTCAATAAGAGGGAAAGTCTGAAGAAGTGGATACATCCCGTGGGGAAAAGAATATTGCAAGTAGTGGAGAAGAACAAGAGTATTGCCAAGAATTGTCTGACTACTAGGGCTGCAACTTATCAATTTCAAGCTGACTACCCAAACAATGAGTCATTTGATGTTGATTTGCAAAAAAGGACTTGCAGTTGCCGAAGATTTCAACTCACTGGTATCCCGTGTGGTCACGCACTGGCTGCCATATGGACAAGTGGGGCAGAGATAATGGACTATATCCATGAATGTTATAAGAAAGAGGCATTTCTGAAAGCTTATGTAGGAATCATATACCCTATGCCAAGCCCAGAGCAGTGGCCAGAGACTGGTTTGCACCCTATATACCCACCTTTTGAAACTAATCTGCCAGGGAGACCAAAAAAGGCCAGAAGAAGAGAGTCTGATGAACCACCCCCAAGTTCAACAAAAACTCGAAGGTTTGGTCAGATCCACTTGTGCAAAAAGTGCAAACAGCCAGGCCACACAAGCAAAACATGCCCCAACCCAACAAATGCTCAGGTAATGCATTGA